In Terriglobia bacterium, a genomic segment contains:
- a CDS encoding TonB-dependent receptor has protein sequence MSNQDPLTGGWMSYLNPDAIEELEVIGAGAGVEFGRAQGGFAQIIQKQGSNDFEGLANVLWRSSRLGAGSADQGFSAAAASFTPLGALNDLLAGMAAATGYPVLYLSQFVSPAQTSSQRWIKRRRVGDVDIASTNPAPKVAVAWDPGGKGKSKVAVTAGRYYGTISLDVPLVEEDPVTATIPLKAIKSPLSRDWSNLSFSSGIDPAANAHVVDRGLRPPYQDEMTASFEREISPEVVARVAIISRRFRDQLQDVNINHHTGDYGRCSHRYFPTQPWIVGPPDGVPDDCDGVLVYDRSQFFPQQPPFHQSDGYLDSYVYNPGWGAIDSVGNVNAARYEGIVLEVTRRQYRNWQMQASYTWSRAIGDAEAFSSYVGDDPGNRDSEGGSLAYDQRHVVKINATTITPWGFRFGAATSWMSGLPYSILQVTSSADSIPLDYPSTFSGGIRTRTRYPTFRRNDQRNRPSLTLNVKLDKEFNLSGGQNLQVSLEVFNLLNDRNYVVYNPQLGYGRQVNGQNDATVAPGRQCQLGLRLAF, from the coding sequence GTGAGCAACCAGGACCCGCTCACCGGCGGCTGGATGAGCTACCTGAACCCCGACGCGATCGAGGAGCTGGAGGTGATCGGCGCTGGGGCGGGGGTCGAATTCGGGCGGGCCCAGGGGGGGTTCGCGCAGATCATCCAGAAGCAGGGGTCGAACGATTTCGAGGGGCTGGCGAACGTGCTGTGGCGGTCGAGCCGCCTGGGCGCCGGATCGGCCGACCAGGGATTCTCCGCGGCCGCGGCGTCGTTCACGCCCCTCGGCGCGCTGAACGACCTTCTGGCGGGGATGGCCGCCGCCACGGGTTACCCGGTGCTTTACCTCTCGCAATTCGTCAGCCCGGCTCAGACGTCGAGCCAGCGATGGATCAAGCGACGCCGTGTCGGCGACGTCGACATCGCGAGCACGAACCCCGCTCCCAAGGTCGCGGTGGCGTGGGACCCGGGTGGAAAGGGGAAGTCGAAGGTCGCGGTGACGGCGGGGCGGTACTACGGGACGATCTCCCTCGACGTCCCCCTCGTCGAGGAGGATCCGGTGACCGCGACGATTCCCCTCAAGGCCATCAAGTCTCCGCTCAGCCGGGACTGGAGCAACCTGAGTTTCTCCAGCGGCATCGATCCCGCGGCCAACGCCCATGTCGTCGATCGCGGGCTCAGGCCCCCGTACCAGGACGAGATGACGGCTTCGTTCGAGCGGGAGATCTCTCCGGAGGTCGTCGCCCGGGTGGCCATCATCTCCCGCCGATTCAGGGACCAGCTCCAGGACGTGAACATCAACCACCACACGGGCGACTACGGGCGCTGCTCCCACCGGTACTTTCCGACCCAGCCCTGGATCGTGGGCCCGCCGGACGGCGTCCCCGACGACTGCGACGGCGTCCTCGTTTACGACCGATCGCAGTTCTTCCCGCAGCAGCCGCCGTTCCACCAGAGCGACGGCTACCTCGACTCGTACGTCTACAATCCGGGATGGGGGGCGATCGACTCGGTCGGGAACGTGAACGCCGCGCGCTACGAGGGGATCGTTCTCGAGGTGACGCGCCGCCAGTATCGGAACTGGCAGATGCAGGCGTCGTACACCTGGTCGCGCGCGATCGGCGACGCGGAGGCGTTCTCCTCCTACGTCGGCGACGATCCGGGGAACCGCGACTCGGAGGGAGGCTCCCTCGCCTACGACCAGCGGCACGTCGTGAAGATCAACGCGACGACCATCACTCCGTGGGGCTTCAGGTTCGGCGCCGCGACGAGCTGGATGTCGGGGCTGCCGTACTCCATCTTGCAGGTGACCTCCTCCGCCGACAGCATCCCCCTCGATTACCCGTCGACCTTTAGCGGCGGGATAAGGACGCGGACCCGCTACCCGACCTTCCGCCGCAACGACCAGCGGAACCGCCCGTCGCTCACCCTGAACGTGAAGCTCGACAAGGAGTTCAACTTGAGCGGCGGCCAGAACCTCCAGGTCTCCCTGGAGGTGTTCAACCTGCTCAACGACCGGAACTACGTGGTGTACAACCCGCAACTCGGCTACGGCCGGCAGGTCAACGGCCAGAACGACGCGACCGTCGCCCCGGGTCGCCAGTGCCAGCTCGGTCTGCGTCTCGCCTTCTAG
- a CDS encoding DUF429 domain-containing protein has product MRILGADLYPGSSSPEPREGAVVLLNEDGGVAASRHLTTISDLAAAVGEMTGAEPFLLGVDLPVVAPERPGRARAVETLILRRLGFRMPFSGRAGAPAARPPAAGESLLAALAVAGLPCLPYPDRDLRASGLAEIDPGLALKVLLWQGSSATEGPHPAREEIFRAYAIPAYRRPPGRRGSDWAERAAALDLVLRAAGPLPGIDLTPARAVLRGAASDRDVERAAALLDACLIAGTARRYMKSPEECVFLGDRKEGYVILPADGFVRRLALRERRPGRSGLFPRGSLRAKLGAAAELHSAGLLDVPGRPQDTEAVFHRIPLYEFDNLDEMLWWKHCRHLDGPALPVEGLRELVVLLGREDTHDGRASPFRLVRSRHRTLSFRFEPPSSWRSRVPTRDGKTYAFRVIRAVFETLPAEE; this is encoded by the coding sequence GTGAGGATTCTCGGCGCCGACTTGTACCCGGGTTCCTCGTCCCCCGAGCCGAGGGAAGGCGCGGTCGTCCTCCTGAACGAGGACGGCGGCGTCGCCGCGTCGCGGCACCTCACGACGATCTCCGACCTCGCGGCCGCCGTCGGCGAGATGACCGGGGCCGAGCCCTTCCTCCTCGGTGTCGACCTGCCGGTGGTCGCGCCGGAGCGGCCGGGTCGCGCGCGGGCGGTGGAGACCTTGATCCTGCGCCGCCTCGGCTTCCGGATGCCTTTCTCGGGACGGGCGGGTGCTCCCGCCGCGCGACCCCCGGCGGCCGGAGAGTCGCTCCTGGCCGCGCTGGCCGTGGCCGGGCTCCCCTGCCTTCCCTACCCCGACCGCGATCTGAGGGCCTCGGGACTGGCCGAGATCGACCCGGGTCTGGCGCTCAAGGTCCTCCTCTGGCAGGGCTCCTCCGCCACCGAGGGCCCTCACCCAGCCCGGGAAGAGATCTTTCGCGCCTACGCGATTCCAGCCTACCGCCGGCCGCCGGGGCGCCGGGGATCCGACTGGGCGGAGCGCGCCGCGGCGCTCGACCTCGTGCTCCGGGCCGCGGGACCGCTGCCGGGGATCGATCTTACGCCGGCTCGCGCGGTGCTCCGGGGAGCCGCGTCCGATCGGGACGTCGAGCGCGCCGCAGCTCTTCTGGATGCGTGCCTGATCGCCGGGACCGCCAGGCGCTACATGAAGTCGCCCGAGGAATGCGTTTTTCTCGGCGATCGCAAGGAGGGATACGTCATCCTGCCGGCGGACGGATTCGTCCGGAGGCTCGCGCTCCGGGAGCGCCGGCCCGGTCGCTCGGGGCTATTCCCGCGCGGCTCGCTCCGCGCGAAGCTCGGCGCCGCGGCGGAGCTGCACTCCGCCGGCCTTCTCGACGTTCCCGGGAGGCCCCAGGACACCGAAGCGGTGTTCCACCGGATCCCGCTCTACGAATTCGACAACCTTGACGAGATGCTCTGGTGGAAGCACTGCCGCCATCTCGACGGGCCCGCACTCCCCGTCGAGGGGCTTCGCGAGCTGGTGGTCCTGCTCGGCCGCGAGGACACTCACGACGGGCGGGCCTCCCCCTTCAGGCTCGTGAGAAGCCGCCACCGGACGCTGTCGTTCCGGTTCGAGCCGCCCTCCTCGTGGCGCTCCCGCGTCCCCACTCGGGACGGGAAGACGTACGCCTTCCGCGTGATCCGCGCCGTGTTCGAGACGCTGCCCGCCGAGGAATGA
- the glmM gene encoding phosphoglucosamine mutase — MKRLFGTDGIRAVAGESPLDPANVRCFGAALADVLGSDRKGPPRVVLGRDTRESGAWLGAAVSAGLFSRGAESVDAGVITTPGLAHLARTGPFEAGVMISASHNPFEDNGLKVFGHDGTKLPDLLEAEIEARILDHGIPDPGPSERCAVVDPSLARAYVEFLEGAVSPRGRLAGVKVLLDCANGSASVFAPEVFRHHGAEVLVRGAAPDGRNINLGCGSLHLDGLASEVRDRRCDVGIAFDGDADRALAVDRMGRVVDGDLILYLLARRMRRSERLRGGAVVATVMSNLWLERRLEQEGMRLLRAPVGDKYVLERMIAEDARLGGEQSGHVIVLDLASTGDGILTGLLLLDTLIEEDAPLEAILDGIAPFPQVLVNVGVREKPDLERHPVIGPAVREIERRLQGSGRILLRYSGTEPLARVMVEGRDADSVRGHAERLAGLIRKEIGST, encoded by the coding sequence GTGAAGCGTCTGTTCGGGACCGACGGGATCCGAGCCGTCGCGGGAGAGAGCCCTCTCGATCCGGCGAACGTGCGGTGCTTCGGCGCCGCCCTCGCCGACGTGCTCGGTTCGGATCGAAAGGGCCCACCGCGGGTGGTGCTCGGCCGAGACACGCGGGAGTCCGGCGCCTGGCTCGGCGCCGCGGTATCGGCCGGCCTGTTCTCGCGGGGGGCGGAGTCCGTGGACGCCGGGGTGATCACGACGCCCGGGCTCGCCCACCTGGCCCGGACCGGTCCCTTCGAAGCCGGCGTCATGATCTCCGCGAGCCACAACCCGTTCGAGGACAACGGGCTCAAGGTCTTTGGCCACGACGGGACCAAGCTCCCGGACCTCCTCGAGGCCGAGATCGAGGCGCGGATCCTCGATCACGGCATCCCGGACCCCGGACCATCCGAAAGATGTGCCGTCGTGGACCCTTCGCTCGCGCGGGCCTATGTCGAGTTCCTGGAGGGGGCCGTGTCGCCGCGCGGACGGCTCGCCGGCGTGAAGGTCCTCCTCGATTGCGCGAACGGCTCGGCGTCGGTGTTCGCGCCCGAGGTCTTCCGGCACCACGGAGCCGAGGTGCTCGTCCGGGGCGCCGCGCCGGACGGCCGGAACATCAACCTCGGCTGCGGCTCGCTTCACCTGGACGGCCTCGCTTCCGAGGTCCGCGACCGGCGGTGCGACGTCGGGATCGCCTTCGACGGCGACGCGGACCGCGCGCTCGCGGTGGACCGGATGGGGCGCGTGGTCGACGGGGACCTCATCCTCTACCTCCTCGCCCGCCGGATGAGGAGGTCCGAACGGCTCCGAGGAGGAGCCGTGGTCGCCACCGTCATGAGCAATCTCTGGCTCGAGCGCAGACTGGAGCAGGAGGGGATGCGCCTCCTGCGGGCGCCCGTCGGCGACAAATACGTGCTGGAGCGAATGATCGCGGAGGACGCCCGCCTCGGGGGCGAGCAGTCCGGCCACGTGATCGTTCTGGACCTCGCGAGCACCGGAGACGGGATCCTGACCGGCCTGCTCCTGCTCGACACCCTCATCGAGGAAGACGCCCCGCTCGAGGCGATCCTCGACGGGATCGCTCCTTTCCCCCAGGTGCTGGTGAACGTCGGCGTTCGGGAGAAGCCCGACCTCGAGCGGCACCCGGTGATCGGTCCCGCGGTGCGCGAGATCGAGAGACGGCTCCAAGGCAGCGGACGGATCCTCCTGCGGTACTCGGGGACGGAGCCCCTCGCCCGCGTCATGGTCGAGGGTCGCGACGCGGACTCGGTCCGCGGTCACGCGGAACGCCTCGCCGGCCTGATCCGGAAGGAGATCGGCAGCACGTGA